From the Lolium rigidum isolate FL_2022 chromosome 2, APGP_CSIRO_Lrig_0.1, whole genome shotgun sequence genome, one window contains:
- the LOC124686779 gene encoding uncharacterized protein LOC124686779, whose translation MRCKRHPYECGPGVCASCLRDRLLALAAALNEASSLPPPTPLEPVPLFPRSVSPYVCPRKSDASRPWSRQPSSRLFFRTPQVEPAYGGGLGFEEGDIGFQIKRRRRGKLSALAALFGHHHGSEEKGGGDRERKHGSWLAGIMPRGRRKKEPAVTASPLSPRRRGSSRAISNRGLSPVRWSYDESEESSSVADSPWRPSPMRKTPFHRLMGGRAGAGVSGFAVCISPLVRPTPGRHHRGGHPPDAPAMSGELRPSPLHQPPSGSSLHHCRSWKLADGGRFR comes from the coding sequence ATGAGGTGCAAGCGGCACCCGTACGAGTGCGGGCCCGGCGTGTGCGCGTCCTGCCTCCGCGACCGCCTGCTCGCGCTCGCCGCCGCGCTCAACGAAGCGTCCTCGCTGCCGCCGCCCACCCCCTTGGAGCCGGTCCCGCTCTTCCCGAGGTCGGTGTCGCCGTACGTGTGCCCCCGGAAGTCCGACGCGTCCAGGCCGTGGAGCCGGCAACCGTCAAGCCGCCTCTTCTTCCGGACGCCTCAGGTAGAGCCCGCCTACGGCGGCGGACTCGGCTTCGAGGAAGGCGACATCGGATTCCAGATCAAGCGGCGCCGCCGCGGCAAGCTCTCGGCCCTCGCCGCGCTCTTCGGCCACCACCACGGATCGGAGGAGAAGGGTGGCGGCGACAGGGAACGGAAGCACGGATCTTGGCTCGCGGGGATCATGCCGCGCGGGCGCCGGAAGAAGGAGCCGGCCGTCACCGCGTCGCCGCTCTCCCCGCGGCGGCGCGGGTCCTCCCGCGCGATCAGCAACCGGGGGCTCTCGCCAGTGAGGTGGTCCTACGACGAGAGCGAGGAGAGCAGCTCGGTGGCGGACTCGCCGTGGCGCCCGTCGCCGATGCGGAAGACCCCCTTCCATCGCCTCATGGGAGGACGCGCCGGGGCCGGCGTGTCGGGCTTCGCCGTGTGCATCAGCCCGCTCGTTCGGCCCACCCCAGGACGGCACCACCGCGGAGGCCACCCGCCGGACGCGCCCGCCATGTCCGGGgagctccggccgtcgccgctcCACCAGCCACCCTCCGGCTCGTCCCTCCACCACTGCCGCTCCTGGAAGCTCGCCGACGGCGGCCGCTTCCGGTGA